From a single Miscanthus floridulus cultivar M001 chromosome 8, ASM1932011v1, whole genome shotgun sequence genomic region:
- the LOC136469627 gene encoding uncharacterized protein, with translation MNTGGTTKDSLATRLDMQHLGLRKELHPITLEDGHLKLPVASWTLKKEEKDMLISFFNDLKVPTGYCANPKRLVNMRELKFNYGCMKAHDCHVIMTQLLPVALRGILLDKVRAPIIKLCSFFNAIFEKVIEGAKLDQLKQEIAEILCRLEMHFPPTYFDISVHLLVHLVDQIKALGPMYLHQMFPFERLMKVFRRYVRNRFRPEGSMVEGWTMEEAIEFCTYYMDINRVGVLVSHHDGRLGGKGMIGEKAIKIVKVVSFRQAHFTVLQQADGVMAYIDEHKQLLQSKHIGRSQAWLEKKHKEEFGDWFRCRRLGMVTGCQLDLLAPGPSTTVMMYQGYDINGFTFYTKKQDGKSTNQNCAVRFDAHDEYGTVEATYYGFIDEIWELDYGRQLKVALFRCQWVRLDEINTDNDGFTTVDLSKTAYRDDPFVLAKDVLQIFYARDNNTKGRLQVVMQGKRKIVGVEGVTDEEEYKGYQEMAPFGAAITLPILEEGDELAYLRSDHDEAIIVPAL, from the coding sequence ATGAACACCGGGGGAACAACAAAGGATTCTCTCGCGACACGCTTGGACATGCAACACCTGGGCCTCAGGAAGGAGTTGCACCCAATAACTCTTGAGGATGGCCACTTGAAACTTCCAGTGGCATCATGGACACTGAAAAAGGAAGAAAAGGAcatgcttatttctttcttcaatgatcTCAAAGTGCCAActggctactgtgcgaacccgaagaggctagttaACATGAGAGAACTTAAGTTTAACTATGGttgtatgaaggcccatgactgtcatgtcattatgactcagctgctcccagTTGCCCTGCGAGGTATCCTCCTTGacaaggtccgcgccccaatcataaagttgtgttcgttcttcaacgcgatctttGAAAAGGTCATTGAAGGGGCCAAGCTAGACCAGCTGAAGCAGGAGATAGCTGAGATTCTAtgtaggcttgagatgcatttcccaccgacttactttgacATATCAGTGCATCTACTTGTTCATCTTGTGGACCAAATTaaagcccttggcccaatgtacctacaccagatgtttcctttcgagaggttgatgaaagttttcaggcggtatgttaggaatagattcagaCCAGAAGGGAGCATGGTAGAAGGATggacaatggaggaggccattgagttctgcacatattatatgGACATCAATCGGGTCGGAGTTCTAGTATCTCATCACGATGGAAGACTAGGGGGCAAAGGAATGATAGGTGAGAAAGCTATCAAAATAGTCAAAGTGGTTTCCTTCAGACAGGCACACTTCACTGTTCTCCAGCAGGCCGACGGTGTGATggcatacattgatgagcacaagcAGTTACTGCAAAGTAAGCACATCggtaggtcacaggcttggcttgagaaaaaacataaggaggaattcgGTGACTGGTTTCGATGCCGCAGGCTAGGAATGGTGACGGGATGTCAGCTAGATCTCTTAGCTCCTGGACCTTCGACTACGGTGATGATGTACCAAGGGTATGATATAAATGGTtttacattttacacaaaaaaacaGGATGGaaagagcaccaaccaaaattgtGCTGTTCGTTTCGACGCCCACGATGAATACGGCACGGTGGAGgcaacatactatggtttcatagatgagatatgggagctagactATGGACGACAGTTGAAGGTTGCTCTTTTCcgttgccagtgggtccggctagATGAAATCAACACCGACAATGatgggttcactaccgttgatctatccaagaccgcatacagagatgaccccttcgtccttgcaaaggATGTTTTGCaaatcttctatgcaagggataaCAATACAAAGGGAAGACTACAAGTAGTCATGCAAGgcaaaaggaagattgtcggtgttgaaggagtgacggacgaagaagagtACAAAGGTTATCAAGAAATGGCTCCTTTTGGGGCAGCCATTACCCTACCTATCCTTGAAGAGGGTGACGAACTTGCATACCTCCGGAGTGATCACGATGAGGCCATCATAGTTCCTGCACTGTGA
- the LOC136469628 gene encoding uncharacterized protein → MFREQNRSAKGRVGALRQCPRAARRTDRQRHTEPPRAPAPGRPRAAARQRRPAPAPRAALRQPPPFLAVSLLNPCPRPIRRASSLCCRNRRPHAWGTRRADTPAGTDEDDGAVLNQTAGPARAPALRVCLHLPYPFGCSIAPSVGAFSPISLSRGGTLPLLAGGHAHGGAGRCRCCPVAEPQRSLDARLDVTAAGRSWRSHDVHAERQEGGDRRRCAVQHPHTARQLLEKLPARISQGWRSFKKKTFPLYAELEKLYGACRRGASRSMGPCSWPCPTRWASSSPSSGSVLRSSSEGSTASSGARARTTSTTSRVQSRHRKLWPQQATTTTMTTKRRSSSSSRRSRTRAPATRSLQLKDLFAMEASSPLRHQSG, encoded by the exons atgtttcgtgaacaaaat cgctcggcaaaggggcGGGTGGGGGCACTTAGACAGTGCCCCCGCGCTGCGCGCCGCACAGACAGACAGAGGCACACAGAGCCCCCCCGCGCCCCCGCTCCTGGccgtccccgcgccgccgcccgccaacgccggcccgcccccgcgccgcgcgccgccctcCGCCAACCGCCGCCCTTCCTCGCTGTGTCGCTCCTCAATCCCTGCCCACGGCCAATCCGCCGCGCTTCCTCGCTGTGTTGCCGGAATAGACGACCTCACGCATGGGGAACCCGGCGGGCGGACACGCCTGCCGGCACGGACGAGGACGACGGTGCTGTTCTCAATCAGACCGCGGGGCCAGCGCGCGCTCCGGCGCTTCGAGTGTGTTTGCATCTACCCTACCCTTTCGGTTGTTCCATTGCCCCCAGTGTGGGTGCTTTctctcccatctctctctctcgcggAGGGACGTTGCCGCTGCTGGCTGGAGGCCACGCGCACGGAGGCGCGGGACGCTGCCGCTGCTGTCCAGTCGCGGAGCCACAGCGGTCGCTGGACGCGAGGCTGGATGTCACCGCTGCTGGCCGGTCGTGGAGGAGCCACGACGTTCATGCCGAACGCCAGGAAGGAGGTGACCGCCGGCGATGTGCAGTGCAGCACCCTCACACCGCCCGTCAGCTCCTAGAGAAATTGCCTGCAAG GATTTCCCAAGGTTGGAGAAGTTTCAAGAAAAAAACATTCCCTTTGTATGCTGAGTTGGAGAAGTTGTATGGAG CCTGCAGGCGTGGTGCATCGAGAAGCATGGGCCCGTGTTCCTGGCCATGTCCAACCCGCTGGGCCTCCAGCTCACCATCTTCTGGCAGCGTCCTCAGATCCTCGTCGGAGGGCTCTACAGCGTCCTCTGGGGCAAGAGCAAGGACCACCTCCACCACAAGCAGAGTCCAGAGCAGGCACCGAAAACTCTGGCCACAACAAGCAACGACGACGACCATGACGACGAAGaggagaagcagcagcagcagccgccgcagcAGAACACGGGCGCCGGCGACAAGAAGCCTGCAGCTCAAGGACTTGTTTGCAATGGAGGCATCATCGCCACTGCGCCATCAGTCCGGATGA